A genome region from Loktanella sp. M215 includes the following:
- a CDS encoding sulfite exporter TauE/SafE family protein, with amino-acid sequence MTMSPDVWLHLALCVGALVIGGVLKGATGAGAPIVAVPVISLFYGVQTAIVAMMVSNLLSNVVQGWRYRADVPTGPFAWVFAGGGLAGAALGTVMLARVSPQILLNTMAVMIVAYILFRLLRPDWALSRRAAGRLALPVGAIGGLLQGATGISAPVSISFVNALRMSRAAFIATISLFFSAMTLAQIPFLVGYGILTWHGLVISTGAFLVILAAMPLGEALALRLSAAVFDRLILVLLAVIALNIFL; translated from the coding sequence ATGACGATGTCGCCCGACGTCTGGCTGCATCTGGCGCTTTGCGTCGGCGCGCTGGTCATCGGCGGTGTCTTGAAGGGGGCGACCGGGGCAGGGGCACCGATTGTGGCCGTGCCGGTGATTTCGCTGTTCTACGGCGTCCAGACGGCCATCGTGGCGATGATGGTGTCGAACCTGCTGTCGAATGTGGTGCAGGGCTGGCGCTATCGCGCGGACGTGCCGACCGGACCTTTTGCTTGGGTCTTTGCCGGCGGCGGTCTGGCCGGAGCGGCACTGGGCACGGTGATGCTGGCACGTGTGTCACCACAGATCCTGCTGAACACGATGGCGGTGATGATCGTTGCCTACATCCTGTTCCGCCTGCTGCGCCCGGACTGGGCTTTGTCGCGGAGGGCTGCGGGGCGGCTTGCCTTGCCGGTTGGTGCGATTGGCGGGCTGTTGCAGGGGGCGACGGGGATCAGCGCGCCGGTCTCGATCAGCTTCGTCAACGCCTTGCGCATGTCGCGCGCCGCCTTCATCGCGACCATTTCACTGTTCTTTAGCGCGATGACGCTGGCGCAGATCCCGTTTCTGGTGGGGTACGGCATCCTGACATGGCACGGGCTGGTCATCAGCACCGGCGCGTTCCTTGTCATCCTGGCCGCGATGCCGTTGGGAGAGGCGTTGGCCCTGCGGCTGTCGGCGGCTGTCTTTGACCGGCTGATCCTCGTCCTGTTGGCCGTCATCGCGCTGAACATCTTTCTTTGA
- a CDS encoding TAXI family TRAP transporter solute-binding subunit: protein MRHYIASATFATALLATAASAQNVGIATSNPGSLFHNIGTAVANAANAEGLNTTIQPATSPNQYIPFVNSGGIEFGVSNLQEVDYAISGAEWWNGVQNPNLRIVATLQPLIEAIFVRADSDIMSVADLKGQRMTDGYTAQNTILPQLSAIYATAGLTRDDVEQVSVASVVAGADAFMAGDVAGFIFANGAGKVREADASVGGLRALGIDDPSDANLAAAREFWPTASFVKVAAGAAPGVLEDTTYIAFPQVVFTNADVPDEVVYQMAKAIYEQAAVMTETFAPMAAFNPADIMGDPGNAEYHPGALKFFAEAGLK from the coding sequence ATGCGTCACTACATCGCTTCGGCGACTTTCGCGACCGCACTGCTGGCCACGGCGGCCAGCGCCCAGAACGTCGGCATCGCCACCAGCAACCCCGGATCGCTGTTCCACAACATCGGCACGGCGGTCGCCAATGCGGCCAATGCAGAAGGGCTGAACACCACGATCCAGCCCGCGACCAGCCCGAACCAGTACATCCCCTTCGTCAATTCGGGCGGCATCGAATTCGGCGTGTCGAACCTGCAAGAGGTCGACTACGCGATCAGCGGGGCCGAATGGTGGAACGGCGTTCAGAACCCGAACCTGCGGATCGTCGCCACCCTGCAACCGCTGATCGAGGCGATCTTCGTGCGCGCCGACAGCGACATCATGTCGGTCGCGGACCTGAAGGGGCAACGCATGACTGACGGCTACACCGCGCAGAACACGATCCTGCCGCAGCTGTCCGCGATCTATGCCACGGCGGGTCTGACCCGCGACGACGTGGAACAGGTGTCGGTCGCCTCCGTCGTGGCGGGGGCCGATGCCTTCATGGCCGGCGACGTCGCGGGTTTCATCTTTGCCAACGGCGCCGGCAAGGTGCGCGAGGCGGATGCGTCCGTAGGCGGCCTGCGCGCGCTGGGGATCGACGATCCGTCCGACGCCAATCTGGCCGCGGCGCGGGAATTCTGGCCCACCGCGTCGTTTGTCAAAGTGGCGGCAGGTGCCGCACCCGGCGTGCTGGAAGACACCACCTATATCGCGTTCCCGCAGGTTGTGTTCACCAACGCCGACGTCCCGGACGAGGTCGTCTACCAGATGGCCAAGGCGATCTATGAGCAGGCCGCCGTGATGACAGAAACCTTTGCACCGATGGCGGCCTTCAATCCCGCCGACATCATGGGCGATCCGGGCAACGCGGAATATCACCCCGGTGCGTTGAAGTTCTTTGCCGAAGCCGGCCTGAAGTGA
- a CDS encoding TRAP transporter permease yields MATTSQPEDTGSGLSPRIWRPLSDTLAILMTLIAVGWAFSFNRYLGLGLYPEQYFAAMLALVLPLSYLTLPATKGALRVRVPYHDLILAMAAFAAYAYVAVNYPTLVLMIFAKPVAIWLPGLVIILTTLEALRRATGWALIIIIAVFILYALFGDIVPGRLQGRPQDWQMLTGYMAVDANGILGLPMAVASTVVVAFILFGVLLNITGGSAFFTDAAMIGMGRYRGGSMKIAVLASGLFGSISGSAVANVVGTGVVTIPMIKRDGYPAHKAAAIEAVASTGGQLMPPVMGASAFLMAEFLAVPYGSIVLAALVPALLYYVALFIQADLEAAKLGIKAIPKEDIPDGRLVALGAHFALAFGVLIYLLFWQGYQPERAALWAALVLIATSMLIGYRGVRPGWRVILSALAQTGHGVVEILLISAASGIVIAVLNVTGLSFNLTYALVQVGGGNAPLLLALSAIVCIILGMGLPTLGVYVLLAALVAPALIKVGIEPIAAHLYVLYFGMMSMITPPIALAAFAAAAIAKASPMATGWAAMRFGWSAYVIPVLFVFSPTLIMIGAPMDIAIAIFTAVIGVWLVSAAIAGYFSRALSPLSRGLFAVFGLLALMPAGMFDGAVYSDIIGVLGGLAVMAVEIRKTRRMAVPA; encoded by the coding sequence ATGGCAACCACGTCCCAACCCGAAGACACCGGATCCGGGCTTTCGCCCCGGATCTGGCGCCCCCTGTCCGATACGCTGGCGATCCTGATGACCCTGATCGCCGTCGGATGGGCCTTTTCGTTCAACCGCTATCTTGGGTTGGGACTTTATCCCGAACAATACTTTGCGGCGATGCTGGCGCTGGTGCTGCCGTTGTCCTACCTGACCCTGCCCGCGACCAAAGGGGCGCTGCGGGTCCGGGTGCCGTATCATGACCTGATACTGGCCATGGCCGCCTTTGCAGCCTACGCCTACGTCGCCGTCAATTACCCGACACTTGTCCTGATGATTTTTGCCAAGCCAGTCGCGATCTGGCTGCCCGGGCTTGTCATCATCCTGACCACGCTGGAGGCATTGCGCCGCGCCACCGGCTGGGCGCTGATCATCATCATCGCGGTCTTCATCCTTTACGCCCTGTTCGGCGATATCGTGCCGGGGCGCCTGCAGGGGCGGCCACAGGACTGGCAGATGCTGACCGGCTACATGGCGGTCGATGCGAATGGCATCCTGGGCCTGCCAATGGCGGTGGCGTCCACGGTCGTCGTGGCCTTCATCCTGTTCGGCGTGCTGCTGAACATTACCGGCGGGTCCGCCTTTTTCACGGACGCGGCGATGATCGGCATGGGCCGGTATCGCGGCGGTTCGATGAAGATCGCCGTGCTGGCGTCGGGCCTGTTCGGGTCGATCAGCGGGTCGGCGGTCGCAAACGTCGTGGGCACCGGGGTCGTGACGATCCCGATGATCAAGCGGGACGGCTACCCCGCTCACAAGGCCGCCGCGATCGAGGCCGTCGCGTCCACGGGCGGGCAGCTGATGCCGCCGGTCATGGGTGCCTCTGCCTTTCTGATGGCCGAATTCCTGGCGGTACCCTACGGGTCGATCGTGCTGGCGGCCCTTGTCCCGGCGCTGCTGTATTACGTCGCCCTGTTCATTCAGGCGGACCTTGAAGCGGCAAAGCTGGGGATCAAGGCGATCCCCAAGGAAGACATCCCCGACGGTCGCCTCGTGGCCTTGGGCGCGCACTTTGCCTTGGCCTTTGGGGTCCTGATCTATCTGCTGTTCTGGCAGGGATACCAACCGGAACGCGCCGCCCTTTGGGCTGCATTGGTCCTGATCGCGACATCCATGCTGATCGGCTACCGGGGCGTGCGGCCCGGCTGGCGCGTCATCCTGTCGGCCCTTGCGCAGACGGGCCACGGCGTCGTTGAGATCCTGTTGATTTCTGCCGCCTCTGGCATCGTCATCGCGGTGCTGAACGTGACCGGTCTGTCGTTCAATCTGACCTATGCGCTGGTGCAGGTCGGCGGCGGCAATGCGCCCCTGCTGCTGGCGCTGTCGGCCATCGTCTGCATCATCCTCGGCATGGGCCTGCCGACGCTGGGCGTCTATGTGTTGTTGGCCGCCCTCGTCGCGCCCGCCCTCATCAAGGTCGGGATCGAGCCGATTGCAGCGCACCTTTACGTCCTTTACTTCGGCATGATGTCGATGATCACGCCGCCCATCGCATTGGCCGCCTTTGCCGCCGCCGCGATTGCCAAGGCGTCGCCCATGGCGACGGGCTGGGCGGCGATGCGGTTCGGATGGTCGGCCTACGTGATCCCAGTGCTCTTCGTGTTCTCGCCGACGCTCATCATGATCGGCGCGCCGATGGACATCGCCATCGCGATATTTACGGCGGTCATCGGCGTCTGGCTCGTCTCGGCCGCGATCGCGGGCTACTTCAGTCGGGCGCTGTCGCCGCTGTCGCGCGGCCTCTTTGCGGTCTTCGGCCTGCTGGCGCTGATGCCTGCCGGCATGTTCGACGGCGCGGTCTATTCCGACATCATCGGCGTCCTTGGCGGCCTTGCCGTCATGGCGGTCGAGATTCGCAAGACCCGCAGAATGGCGGTGCCCGCATGA
- a CDS encoding thiamine pyrophosphate-requiring protein: MTSPASPDPRTGAEALLIGLKSSGVDYMFANAGTDFPPVIEALATLPPSAVPVPVTAPHETAAVAMAHGFYLVTGRPQSVMVHVNVGLANAVMGVLNAASDNVPLVMMSGRTPLTEVGRAGGRVSPIQYGQEMFDQTALVREAVKFDYEMRYPEQGGPLAARAVSIAMSEPRGPVYLSLPREPLTAQIGARVGDSSARPAAVVASPDAGAVAEAARLLDGAERPLVICQRGDTDGRLAAALSALGMRHGIGTVEPFVVRNLMASDDPAALGYAPGLSQDADVILVVDSGVPWIAALHAPGPDAKVIHIGTDPQFTRMPIRGYPAALSITGDPAATMSAIADAMSTSDDARSKRQTDLTDRSRTRRAAMDRTVDTARAADPMGAEWLSRCLSDVMDDDAVIFSELGLVPGAMQLKGPNRLFSNPHSGGLGWAFGAALGAQLARPGKLTIAAMGDGSYIFANPVACHQIAEALALPVLVIVKNNGMWNAVRRSVVGGYPEGAAVKANIMPLTSLSPVPDFVQIARASRAHAERVTLAEDLPAALARALSAIREEGRAALLDVQVAVSEAH; this comes from the coding sequence ATGACATCACCGGCAAGCCCGGATCCCCGGACAGGGGCAGAGGCGCTTTTGATCGGGTTGAAATCCAGCGGCGTGGACTACATGTTCGCGAACGCCGGCACGGACTTTCCCCCGGTAATCGAGGCGCTGGCGACCCTGCCGCCCTCAGCCGTCCCGGTGCCGGTCACCGCCCCGCATGAGACGGCGGCAGTGGCGATGGCACATGGCTTCTACCTTGTCACCGGGCGGCCGCAGTCGGTGATGGTGCACGTGAACGTGGGCCTTGCGAATGCGGTGATGGGCGTCCTGAACGCCGCGTCCGACAACGTGCCGCTTGTCATGATGTCCGGACGCACGCCGCTGACCGAGGTCGGGCGTGCAGGGGGGCGCGTCTCTCCGATCCAGTACGGGCAGGAAATGTTCGACCAGACCGCGCTGGTGCGCGAAGCGGTCAAGTTTGACTACGAAATGCGCTATCCCGAACAGGGCGGCCCGCTGGCGGCGCGTGCAGTATCCATCGCGATGTCCGAACCGCGCGGTCCCGTCTACCTGAGCCTGCCACGCGAACCGTTGACCGCGCAGATCGGCGCGCGAGTCGGCGATTCATCGGCACGGCCCGCCGCCGTGGTCGCCAGCCCCGATGCCGGGGCGGTGGCAGAGGCCGCGCGGCTTCTGGACGGGGCAGAGCGGCCTCTTGTCATCTGCCAGCGCGGCGATACGGACGGCCGACTTGCTGCGGCGTTGTCCGCTCTGGGCATGCGGCACGGGATTGGCACTGTCGAGCCCTTCGTCGTGCGCAATCTGATGGCATCCGACGATCCGGCGGCGCTTGGGTATGCGCCGGGGCTGTCGCAGGACGCGGACGTCATCCTCGTCGTCGATTCCGGCGTGCCGTGGATCGCGGCGCTGCATGCGCCCGGCCCGGACGCGAAGGTGATCCACATCGGGACGGACCCGCAGTTCACCCGCATGCCGATACGCGGCTATCCCGCCGCACTCTCTATCACGGGCGATCCGGCTGCCACCATGTCCGCCATCGCGGATGCGATGAGCACGTCTGACGATGCGCGTTCAAAACGTCAGACCGATCTGACAGACCGCAGCCGGACACGCCGTGCAGCGATGGACCGCACGGTCGACACCGCCCGCGCCGCCGACCCGATGGGGGCCGAGTGGCTGAGCCGGTGCCTGTCTGACGTCATGGACGACGATGCCGTGATTTTCAGCGAACTGGGCCTCGTGCCCGGCGCGATGCAGCTCAAGGGGCCGAACCGGCTGTTCTCCAATCCTCATTCCGGCGGCCTTGGCTGGGCCTTCGGGGCGGCGCTGGGGGCGCAACTTGCGCGCCCCGGGAAGCTGACGATCGCGGCGATGGGGGACGGGTCCTACATCTTTGCCAACCCGGTCGCGTGCCATCAGATCGCCGAGGCGCTGGCTTTGCCGGTCCTTGTCATCGTCAAGAACAATGGCATGTGGAACGCGGTACGACGTTCGGTTGTGGGTGGCTATCCAGAAGGTGCTGCGGTCAAGGCCAACATCATGCCGTTGACGTCGCTATCGCCCGTGCCCGACTTTGTGCAGATCGCGCGCGCAAGCCGGGCGCATGCAGAGCGGGTGACACTGGCCGAAGACCTGCCGGCCGCATTGGCACGCGCCCTGTCGGCGATCCGCGAGGAGGGTCGGGCCGCCTTGCTGGATGTGCAGGTCGCCGTGTCGGAGGCCCACTGA
- a CDS encoding IS110 family transposase, with protein MAKVEHTSDARVLVGIDISKHRHEVLIAVPGKTRRRRMTITNSTDDFMRLIAILREYGLPVRIGFEATGNYHRVLMYHLGVAGFDLKLVSSVALARTREALHNSWDKNDPKDAQVILHMLQIGAVQIFQDPMVAGTNDIQELSKTHDAVSRSKTELWHRILTHYLPLYFPEADRFHRSSRTDWFLAFLEMFPSPHMISALTKDEFTKAAWEVVGRKVEKTLMLSDIYETAKTSAGLPVSPDSDAIRMFRMMLAEGRSLIRQRNAIEGRAVELLGDRPDYLLLRTIPGIGPINALTILAETGDLRRFRHHRQFLKFCGMDLATVQSGMFRGRSKISKYGNARLRRTLWLAGQTAVMKKANSFRDKFERYIAQDRHNPDLRRKAYTAIAAKMARTIHAVIKSGEPYRPFFEGTSPGGRTPLCRAVEAGS; from the coding sequence ATGGCCAAGGTTGAACATACTTCGGATGCCCGCGTTCTGGTAGGCATCGACATTTCCAAACACCGGCACGAGGTGCTGATTGCCGTCCCGGGCAAGACGCGGCGGCGGCGCATGACGATCACCAATTCCACCGACGACTTCATGCGCCTGATCGCGATCTTGCGGGAATATGGCCTGCCGGTCCGGATCGGGTTTGAGGCCACCGGCAACTATCACCGTGTGCTGATGTATCATCTCGGCGTCGCCGGGTTCGACCTGAAGCTGGTATCCTCGGTCGCCCTCGCCCGCACACGCGAGGCGCTGCACAACAGCTGGGACAAGAATGATCCGAAGGATGCGCAAGTCATCTTGCACATGCTGCAAATCGGCGCGGTGCAGATCTTCCAGGACCCGATGGTCGCCGGTACGAATGACATTCAGGAATTGTCCAAGACTCATGATGCGGTGTCGCGGTCCAAGACCGAGCTGTGGCATCGGATTTTGACCCACTATCTGCCACTTTATTTTCCCGAGGCCGACCGCTTCCACCGCAGCTCGCGCACCGACTGGTTCCTGGCCTTCCTCGAGATGTTCCCGTCTCCACACATGATATCTGCCCTGACCAAGGATGAGTTCACCAAGGCGGCCTGGGAAGTGGTTGGACGCAAGGTCGAGAAGACCCTCATGTTGTCAGATATTTACGAGACGGCGAAGACTTCCGCGGGGCTGCCCGTGTCGCCGGATTCTGACGCCATCAGGATGTTCCGCATGATGCTGGCCGAAGGCAGAAGCCTGATCCGCCAACGCAATGCCATCGAAGGCCGTGCCGTCGAACTGCTCGGCGATCGTCCCGATTACCTGCTGCTGCGCACCATTCCCGGCATCGGGCCGATCAACGCCCTGACGATCCTGGCCGAGACCGGTGACCTGCGCCGCTTCCGTCATCACCGGCAGTTTCTGAAGTTTTGCGGCATGGATCTGGCAACCGTCCAGTCCGGCATGTTCCGCGGTCGAAGCAAGATCTCCAAATACGGCAACGCCCGTTTGCGCCGCACTTTGTGGCTTGCAGGGCAGACGGCGGTCATGAAGAAGGCCAACAGCTTCCGCGACAAGTTCGAGCGTTACATTGCGCAAGATCGTCACAACCCGGATTTGCGCCGCAAGGCTTACACAGCCATCGCCGCAAAGATGGCCCGCACCATTCACGCCGTGATCAAATCCGGCGAACCCTATCGTCCCTTCTTCGAGGGGACGAGCCCAGGCGGAAGGACCCCTCTCTGTAGAGCCGTGGAGGCAGGTTCCTGA